A window of the Vespa velutina chromosome 7, iVesVel2.1, whole genome shotgun sequence genome harbors these coding sequences:
- the LOC124950640 gene encoding ecdysone-induced protein 74EF-like, producing the protein RGENPNLPTGYLGTSGCGTGCTPGCATGCTSGCTSGSSSAGRLSHVGVPFGSVPFSCQATGIPPSHHHPEHQQHHHPHHPRLGHVAAAASAAAAAAASMGMESSDLVAVAHYQAQQLQRQLLAEQSAPGTMLPPSAQSTGGGLTQPLQQGQQTQQSQSQDPLQSLVQQLLCLQQIEYFLAQRGHK; encoded by the coding sequence CGGGGCGAGAATCCGAACCTCCCCACCGGCTATCTTGGCACGTCCGGTTGCGGCACGGGCTGTACGCCTGGCTGCGCTACCGGCTGCACGTCTGGCTGCACGTCTGGCTCTTCTTCGGCCGGCAGGTTGTCGCACGTTGGCGTACCCTTTGGCAGCGTTCCATTCTCTTGTCAGGCAACTGGCATACCACCGAGCCATCATCATCCGGAGCATCAGCAGCATCATCATCCCCATCATCCGCGTTTGGGACATGTAGCCGCGGCAGCCAGTGCTGCCGCCGCTGCAGCCGCCTCTATGGGGATGGAATCCTCCGATTTGGTTGCGGTGGCTCATTACCAGGCCCAACAACTTCAGCGACAATTGTTGGCCGAGCAGTCGGCTCCGGGCACGATGCTGCCACCGTCTGCTCAGTCTACTGGTGGAGGCTTGACGCAGCCGTTACAACAGGGACAGCAAACTCAACAATCCCAGAGCCAGGACCCGCTGCAGAGCTTGGTGCAGCAGTTGCTCTGTCTGCAGCAGATCGAGTATTTCCTCGCACAGCGCGGTCACAAGTGA